A window of Halovivax gelatinilyticus genomic DNA:
TAGGCCCGAGCGAACGTCGTCGACGTCCGGATCCAGATCCGTCTCCGCGCGGACGCGTTCCAGTACGGCGACGACGCTCACCGACCGCTCGTCGGGACCGGGGACGACGTCGAGGATCGCCGATTGCAACCCGTCGACGCTAATTTTCGAGGGAACGGCGCCTTCTTCGGTGCTCTCGACGCCCGGTTCGACGTCGACGAGGTCGGCCGCCTCGGGCGTCGCCCTGATCAGGCTGTTGTCGTCGCGAAAGTAGTACTCCGAGAGTTCGGATTCGAGGTACTGGTGGACGTCGCTGCCGCTTTCTAGGTCCCACCTGTCCTGCAGTTCGCTGTTTTTCGTCGGTTGCAGCTGCACCACGTCGGCGAGGCGATCCAGCGCCTCCTCGGAGAGGGTCATCGTTCGACCGTACGAGAAATCAGTACTTTTGCGTTGCGCACTGTCACCGTCCGACGACTCATTCGGCCAGCGACGGCCGGTCGGCGACCGCCGCATCCAGGGTTTCGTCGACCTGCGTCGCGACGAGTACCACCCCGACCAGCGCGAGAAGCGAGGCGAACGCGAACGGGACGATGAACCCGAAGCCGACGAGAAAGCCCGAGACGAGCGGACCGATCGCGATCCCGAACCCGAACGCCATCGTCAGGACCGACAGCGTCGTCCCGGACTCGCCCTCCGGCGCCAGGTCGCCGGCGAGTGCGAGTCCCGGCGCGAACACCATCGCCCCGGCGATGCCCTGGCCGAGCCTGGCGACGAACATCGTCTCCGGCGTCGTGACGACGCCCTGCGCGAGCGTCGTCGGGATCAACAACACCATGCCCCAGAGGATGAACGGTCGGCGACCGATGCGATCGCTGGCGCCGCCGACGGGCGTCTGGAGGGCGATCTGGGCGAAGATGAACGCGGCGAACTGGAGGCCGAACCAGGTCGAGCCCTGATCGAGTTTGGCGTTGACTTCGTTTTGGAGCGTCGCGAAGAGGGCGATCCCGATCATCATGAACAGGGTGACGATGCCGAGCGTGATCACGGGATTGAGCAGGTTGTCGCCGCGGGGATCGGTGATGCGTATCGACGGCGACCCGCCGGCCGTCGCCTTGGTCCGCTCGGGGTCGCTGATCAGCACCGAGACCATCGCGAGGCTGACGAGGGCGGTGACCGTCGCGATCAGGAACGCCATCTCGAAGCCGCTCACGGTGAACGACGGGGTTCCGAGCGACAGCTCGTAGGGTCCGGCGGCGACGACCGCGCCGGCGGCGACCGGCCCCGCGCCGAAGCCGACCAGTCGAAACGTGTTGTAGATACCCATGCTGCCGCCGCGGTGACCGGCCGTCGCGAGTTCGTTTATCAGGGCGACTGATGCCGGGACGATGAACGCGACGCTGACGCCCTGGAGCGCCCGGATCACGACGAGCGAGAGGTAGGATCCGGCAAAGAGGTAGAGGAAGTTCGTCGTCGCCAGGCCGGCGAGGCCGATCACGATAAAGCGCTTTCTGGCACCCCGGCTATCGGAGAGGCGACCCGTAAACGGCTGTAACAGGCTGTTCAACAGCCCGTACAACGAGAGGATGATCCCGATGACCATCGCCTCCTCGAGCCCGAACGTCTCGCCCGTGACCACGTCGCTCGCGACGTACAGCGGGATCACGATGATGAGAAACGAGT
This region includes:
- a CDS encoding MFS transporter, with the protein product MRQSVTSRVRAAFAVDRRIFALAFARLADGIGNSFLIIVIPLYVASDVVTGETFGLEEAMVIGIILSLYGLLNSLLQPFTGRLSDSRGARKRFIVIGLAGLATTNFLYLFAGSYLSLVVIRALQGVSVAFIVPASVALINELATAGHRGGSMGIYNTFRLVGFGAGPVAAGAVVAAGPYELSLGTPSFTVSGFEMAFLIATVTALVSLAMVSVLISDPERTKATAGGSPSIRITDPRGDNLLNPVITLGIVTLFMMIGIALFATLQNEVNAKLDQGSTWFGLQFAAFIFAQIALQTPVGGASDRIGRRPFILWGMVLLIPTTLAQGVVTTPETMFVARLGQGIAGAMVFAPGLALAGDLAPEGESGTTLSVLTMAFGFGIAIGPLVSGFLVGFGFIVPFAFASLLALVGVVLVATQVDETLDAAVADRPSLAE
- a CDS encoding DUF5797 family protein, whose product is MTLSEEALDRLADVVQLQPTKNSELQDRWDLESGSDVHQYLESELSEYYFRDDNSLIRATPEAADLVDVEPGVESTEEGAVPSKISVDGLQSAILDVVPGPDERSVSVVAVLERVRAETDLDPDVDDVRSGLKRLRRTGVVEVEYRTVPTFRLATARDEVEVRVAD